One region of Zingiber officinale cultivar Zhangliang chromosome 7B, Zo_v1.1, whole genome shotgun sequence genomic DNA includes:
- the LOC122006911 gene encoding probable receptor-like serine/threonine-protein kinase At5g57670, with translation MRIQVLEEEEETTTTKKKKSSSSSEMPAQELQPAGLKESQEKTQPNEAGGGGGKTLVVGFKMEADSRELLTWALVKHADAGDRVVALHILPLTPPDASEDGLSCSYRPLLSLIKEFDAMLAVYEGFCNLKKVELKMKIARGLSVRKVLVREAISYRAGKLVVGVSKNDRGIGCSFNSVAKYCARKLPQDCSVYAVSNGKTVFKREASAASRLVEDKKTHNEVKIITTAYAGGQTLYRSYPKLRNARTRPSNLNKSSSVFCEIIERCDGSATQGILTVEAKEQRFVMSDKDPSLALVPERKPEPASASSSSISLLFHEEDSPGWPLLRKLVSPDTRAVPADGLKNSVLQWAMRLPSRFSAASTVHPDSKPMHSHFVEEEREFPKELEHLRDRCLSVCRLFSYDELAHMTSGFSPDKLIGKGGSSHVYKGCLSDGKELAVKILKPSVDVMNEFVTEIEIMTSLHHKNIVSLVGFCIEEGNLMLVYNFLPRGSLEDNLHGDSLSKNYLGWSERYKVAVGIAEALNYLHGASNAQPVIHRDVKSSNILLSEDFEPLLADFGLAKWASLSTSQLICSDVAGTFGYLAPEYFMYGKVNEKIDVYAFGVVLLELLSGRKPVSTSCPKGQESLVLWAMPILQGGEVKELLDPRLRTSYNEAQLECIILAISLCIKRASRSRPHITFVLKLLKGDDEVLRLAKSQVQNSKESEGLDDEGVFGNNDIQSHIALALEHIKDGSSSGSGIEPPIASLSLKRIG, from the exons ATGAGGATCCAAGTgctcgaggaggaggaggagacgacgacgacgaagaagaagaaaagcagcAGCTCATCGGAGATGCCGGCGCAGGAGCTGCAACCGGCTGGCCTAAAAGAGTCGCAGGAGAAGACGCAGCCGAACGAAGCAGGCGGAGGCGGCGGGAAGACCCTGGTGGTGGGATTCAAGATGGAAGCCGATAGCCGAGAACTCCTCACCTGGGCCCTCGTCAAACACGCCGACGCCGGCGATCGCGTCGTCGCCCTGCACATCCTCCCCTTAACCCCACCCG ACGCGTCGGAGGACGGCCTCAGCTGCTCCTATCGACCTCTCTTGTCTCTCATCAAGGAGTTCGACGCTATGCTCGCAGTCTACGAGGGATTCTGCAACCTAAAAAAG GTTGAGTTAAAGATGAAGATAGCCCGAGGGCTCTCCGTCCGGAAAGTTTTGGTCCGCGAAGCCATCTCCTACCGAGCCGGCAAGCTTGTCGTAGGCGTCTCCAAGAACGATCGTGGCATCGG GTGTTCATTCAACTCGGTCGCCAAGTACTGTGCGAGGAAGCTACCTCAAGATTGCTCCGTTTACGCGGTGAGCAACGGCAAGACCGTGTTCAAGAGAGAAGCCTCGGCGGCTTCTCGGCTCGTAG AGGATAAGAAGACCCACAACGAAGTTAAGATCATCACAACAGCATATGCAGGTGGACAAACCTTGTATAGGAGCTACCCAAAGCTCCGGAATGCAAGAACAAGACCCTCTAATCTGAACAAAAGCAGCTCTGTTTTCTGTGAGATCATAGAGAGATGTGACGGCTCGGCAACTCAAGGAATTCTCACAGTGGAGGCAAAGGAGCAGCGGTTTGTGATGTCTGACAAGGATCCGTCTTTGGCTCTGGTTCCTGAGAGGAAGCCTGAGCCTGCATCTGCTTCTTCAAGCTCCATTTCATTGCTTTTTCATGAGGAAGACAGTCCTGGTTGGCCTCTCCTCAGAAAATTAGTGTCACCTGACACCCGAGCTGTTCCAGCTGATGGATTGAAGAACTCGGTGCTTCAATGGGCGATGCGTCTGCCAAGTCGATTCTCAGCAGCATCCACAGTTCATCCTGACTCCAAGCCCATGCACTCACATTTTgtagaagaagaaagggaatttCCCAAGGAATTGGAACATCTCCGAGACAGGTGCTTATCAGTTTGTAGATTGTTCAGCTACGATGAACTCGCTCATATGACTTCTGGCTTCTCACCAG ATAAACTGATTGGCAAAGGAGGTAGCAGTCATGTTTATAAAGGGTGTCTTTCAGATGGCAAGGAATTGGCTGTGAAAATTCTAAAACCCTCTGTGGATGTGATGAATGAGTTTGTAACAGAAATAGAGATCATGACATCCTTGCATCATAAGAACATTGTTTCTTTGGTTGGATTTTGCATTGAAGAGGGGAATCTCATGTTAGTCTATAATTTCCTACCAAGGGGTAGTTTAGAGGACAACCTTCATG GTGATAGTTTGAGCAAAAATTATCTTGGCTGGTCTGAGAGGTACAAGGTGGCAGTGGGCATCGCTGAGGCATTGAATTATCTGCACGGAGCCAGCAATGCTCAACCTGTTATCCATAGAGACGTGAAGTCCTCCAACATTCTTTTGTCAGAAGATTTTGAACCTCTG TTGGCTGATTTTGGACTTGCTAAATGGGCATCACTTTCAACATCACAACTGATATGTAGTGATGTAGCAGGAACTTTCGG ATATTTGGCTCCAGAATATTTCATGTATGGAAAGGTGAATGAAAAAATTGACGTCTACGCTTTTGGTGTGGTACTTCTGGAGCTTCTCTCAGGAAGGAAACCTGTCAGCACAAGTTGCCCCAAGGGCCAAGAGAGTTTGGTTTTGTGG GCAATGCCAATCCTCCAAGGTGGAGAAGTTAAGGAGCTTCTCGATCCACGTTTAAGAACTAGTTACAATGAGGCCCAACTGGAGTGTATCATCCTAGCCATCTCCCTCTGTATTAAGCGTGCCTCTCGATCTCGGCCTCATATAACATTT GTTCTGAAACTACTGAAAGGTGATGATGAGGTTTTACGATTGGCGAAATCACAAGTTCAAAATTCAAAAGAGTCGGAGGGGTTGGACGATGAGGGGGTATTTGGGAATAACGACATCCAATCTCATATTGCTCTTGCTTTGGAACATATAAAAGATGGCTCGTCATCGGGTAGCGGCATAGAGCCACCAATAGCAAGCTTATCCCTCAA GAGGATTGGATGA
- the LOC122006912 gene encoding glutamine-dependent NAD(+) synthetase-like, whose product MRLLKVATCNLNQWAMDFDTNLRNIKESIFRAKEAGAVVRIGPELEITGYGCEDHFLEQDTVTHAWECLKDILLGDWTENILCSIGMPIIHGGVRYNCQVFCLNRRILMIRPKMCLANDGNYREFRWFSAWTPKDKLIEFQIPIDISESLSQQSVPFGYGYIQLLDVSIAAETCEELFTANGPRIALALNGVEIFTNASGSHHQLRKLNLRMDAIRNATRFCGGVYVYSNHQGCDGGRLYYDGCSCIAINGDIVAQGSQFSLKDVEVSTAIVDLDAVSSYRGSISSFREQASHQEEVPSIKAQYRLCHSFNLGFVPSMPIEVRYHCPEEEIALGPSCWLWDYLRRSGASGFLLPLSGGADSSSVAAIVGCMSQLVIKDIQEDGDEQVKADALRIGLYKNGEIPTDSKEFAKRIFYTVYMGSENSSEVTRSRAKILADEIGSWHLNVDIDGVISALLSLFQTLTGKCLRYKVDGGSNTENLALQNIQARVRMVLAFMLASLMPWVHSKAGFFLVLGSSNVDEGLRGYLTKYDCSSADINPIGSVSKQDLRSFLRWASIHLHYTSLAEVEAAPPTAELEPIRSDYNQLDEVDMGMTYEELSIYGRLRKIFRCGPVSMFQNLCHKWCGKLTPSEVAEKVKHFFKYYSINRHKMTVLTPSYHAESYSPEDNRFDLRQFLYNSRWPYQFRKIDELVQEVSDQRTARFPEGLEDLDTDSASGSGTGVVAAGSSNPNAGI is encoded by the exons ATGAGGCTGTTGAAGGTAGCAACATGTAATCTAAACCAATGGGCCATGGATTTTGATACCAATCTGCGGAATATCAAAGAATCAATCTTCAGGGCTAAAGAAGCAGGAGCTGTTGTCAGGATTGGCCCAGAGCTCGAAATTACTGGTTATGGTTGTGAAGATCATTTTCTAGAACAGGACACAGTGACCCATGC ATGGGAATGCTTAAAAGATATTCTTCTGGGGGATTGGACTGAAAACATATTGTGTAGCATAGGTATGCCAATTATTCACGGTGGTGTTAGATACAATTGCCAAGTTTTCTGCTTGAACCGAAGAATACTAATGATCCGACCAAAGATGTGCCTTGCAAATGATGGAAATTACAGGGAATTTCGTTGGTTCTCAGCTTGGACTCCTAAGGACAAGCTAATTGAGTTCCAAATCCCCATAGATATTTCTGAGTCCCTATCACAACAGTCGGTGCCATTTGGCTATGGCTATATTCAACTTTTAGATGT ATCTATTGCTGCTGAAACATGCGAAGAGCTTTTTACAGCTAATGGTCCTCGAATTGCATTAGCATTGAATGGTGTTGAAATTTTTACTAATGCTAGTGGAAGCCACCATCAACTAAGAAAGCTTAATCTCCGAATGGATGCAATTAGAAATGCAACACGTTTTTGTGGAGGTGTTTATGTGTACAGTAATCACCAAGGATGTGATGGTGGTCGCCTTTATTATG ATGGATGTTCTTGCATTGCTATAAATGGTGACATTGTTGCACAAGGGTCTCAATTTTCCTTGAAAGATGTTGAGGTTTCAACTGCCATTGTTGATCTAGACGCC GTATCTAGTTACCGGGGATCAATAAGTAGCTTCAGGGAGcaagcaagtcatcaagaagaggTTCCTTCAATTAAGGCACAATATAGACTTTGTCATTCATTTAATCTAGGATTTGTTCCTAGTATGCCAATAGAG GTGAGGTATCATTGTCCAGAGGAGGAGATTGCTTTAGGTCCTAGTTGCTGGTTATGGGATTACTTACGAAGAAGTGGAGCATCCGGTTTCTTACTTCCTCTTTCTGGTGGAGCAGATAGTTCAAGTGTTGCTGCCATTGTTGGTTGTATGTCCCAGCTTGTAATAAAAG ATATTCAAGAGGATGGAGATGAACAGGTAAAAGCTGATGCATTAAGGATTGGCCTTTATAAGAATGGTGAGATTCCAACGGACAGCAAAGAGTTTGCAAAGAGGATATTTTACACTGTTTATATGGGATCTGAAAACAG TTCTGAAGTAACCAGGTCTCGTGCTAAGATTCTGGCAGATGAGATTGGCTCTTGGCATCTAAACGTAGATATCGATGGTGTTATTTCTGCATTACTCTCTTTGTTCCAAACTCTGACAGGGAAGTGTCTGCGTTACAAG GTTGATGGAGGATCTAATACAGAGAACCTAGCACTGCAAAATATTCAAGCTCGAGTTAGAATGGTGCTTGCATTTATGCTAGCTTCTCTTATGCCATGGGTTCATAGTAAAGCTGGGTTTTTTCTTGTATTAGGCAGCTCAAATGTGGATGAAGGATTACGTGGCTATTTGACCAAG TATGATTGCAGTTCTGCAGACATAAATCCCATTGGGAGTGTAAGCAAGCAGGATCTCCGGTCTTTTCTACGTTGGGCTTCCATACATCTTCACTATACTTCTTTGGCAGAGGTTGAAGCAGCACCTCCAACTGCAGAGCTTGAGCCAATTAGGTCTGACTACAACCAG CTGGATGAAGTTGATATGGGAATGACCTATGAGGAATTATCAATTTATGGGAGACTAAGGAAAATTTTCCGTTGTGGTCCTGTGTCAATGTTTCAG AATCTGTGTCACAAGTGGTGTGGTAAATTAACTCCATCCGAAGTGGCAGAGAAAGTGAAACACTTTTTCAAGTACTACTCAATTAATCGCCATAAGATGACTGTATTGACACCTTCTTACCATGCCGAG AGCTATTCTCCTGAAGACAATAGGTTTGATCTTCGCCAATTCTTGTACAACTCAAGATGGCCTTATCAATTTCGGAAGATTGATGAACTTGTACAAGAAGTGTCTGATCAAAGAACAGCTAGATTCCCTGAAGGACTAGAAGATTTGGATACTGACTCAGCTAGTGGTAGTGGTACAGGAGTAGTGGCAGCGGGGTCTAGCAATCCAAATGCTGGCATTTAG